A region of Paractinoplanes abujensis DNA encodes the following proteins:
- a CDS encoding ubiquitin-like protein Pup — protein MATRDTGGQSQSGKGRQDEQVDETTTEANPEVAERHAEITEDVDDLLDEIDSVLEENAEEFVRGYVQKGGE, from the coding sequence ATGGCAACTCGGGACACCGGCGGGCAGTCGCAGTCGGGCAAGGGCCGGCAGGACGAGCAAGTCGACGAGACCACCACTGAAGCCAACCCTGAGGTAGCCGAGCGGCACGCCGAAATCACCGAGGACGTGGACGACCTCCTGGACGAAATCGACTCGGTTCTCGAGGAGAACGCCGAGGAATTCGTGAGGGGATACGTCCAAAAAGGGGGGGAATAG
- a CDS encoding endonuclease VII domain-containing protein: protein MTEFHSNVRRPDGLAFYCRECAAERSEASRRKRGIKPQKRSAEPVPPGSKWCPDCDTIKRLIEFARTAAKKTGYHSYCLTCHTARGVESKNRLYGGTREYHLRHRYGIGQADFDEMLWRQFGVCAICHAPDPQHVDHDHRTGEVRGILCFNCNGGLGQFRDNLDYLTGAIEYLKGTTCQRTLIRPGVYRISSSTRERRPSRSS, encoded by the coding sequence GTGACCGAGTTTCACAGCAACGTTCGGCGTCCGGACGGTTTGGCTTTCTACTGCCGTGAATGCGCGGCTGAACGATCCGAAGCGAGCAGACGTAAGCGTGGGATCAAGCCGCAGAAGCGGTCGGCGGAGCCGGTGCCTCCCGGGTCGAAGTGGTGCCCGGACTGCGACACGATCAAGCGGCTGATTGAGTTCGCCCGGACCGCCGCCAAGAAGACCGGCTACCACTCGTATTGCCTGACCTGCCACACGGCCCGCGGCGTCGAATCAAAGAACAGGCTGTACGGCGGCACCCGTGAGTATCACCTGCGCCACCGCTATGGCATCGGGCAGGCTGACTTCGATGAGATGTTGTGGCGGCAGTTCGGGGTGTGTGCGATCTGCCATGCGCCCGACCCTCAACACGTTGACCACGATCATCGCACCGGCGAGGTGCGCGGGATATTGTGCTTCAACTGCAACGGCGGTCTGGGTCAGTTCAGGGACAACCTCGACTACCTGACCGGCGCGATCGAATACCTGAAGGGGACCACGTGCCAAAGGACTTTGATCCGTCCGGGCGTCTACCGGATTTCTTCGTCAACGCGGGAACGTCGTCCTTCACGCAGTTCCTGA
- the prcB gene encoding proteasome subunit beta, producing the protein MPKDFDPSGRLPDFFVNAGTSSFTQFLTHVSPELLPGRRPLPPGLSADIAPHATTIVAIATADGVVMGGDRRATMGNLIASRDIEKVHPADSYSLIGIAGTAGIGIELMRLFQVELEHYEKIEGTMLSLDGKANRLAGMVRGNLGAAMQGLAVVPLFAGFDLSPTDPSKIGRIFSFDVAGGLYEETGYDAIGSGSLFAKSALKKKYRVGLSTDEAIRFAVEALYDAADDDTATGGPDLTRKIFPVVMTATASGVHRLTDAEITAVAEQVVAGRMENPGG; encoded by the coding sequence GTGCCAAAGGACTTTGATCCGTCCGGGCGTCTACCGGATTTCTTCGTCAACGCGGGAACGTCGTCCTTCACGCAGTTCCTGACCCACGTGTCTCCTGAGCTGCTTCCGGGCCGCCGCCCCCTGCCGCCGGGGTTGTCGGCCGACATCGCCCCGCACGCGACGACGATCGTGGCGATCGCCACCGCTGACGGTGTCGTGATGGGTGGCGACCGGCGGGCGACGATGGGCAATCTCATCGCCAGCCGCGACATCGAGAAGGTGCACCCGGCCGACTCCTATTCGCTGATCGGCATCGCGGGCACGGCCGGTATCGGTATCGAGCTGATGCGGCTGTTCCAGGTGGAGCTGGAGCACTACGAGAAGATCGAGGGCACGATGCTCTCGCTCGACGGTAAGGCGAACCGGCTGGCCGGCATGGTGCGGGGCAACCTCGGCGCGGCGATGCAGGGCCTGGCCGTGGTTCCGCTGTTCGCCGGTTTCGACTTGTCGCCGACCGACCCGTCCAAGATCGGGCGGATCTTCAGCTTCGACGTGGCGGGCGGGCTGTACGAGGAGACCGGGTACGACGCGATCGGCTCGGGTTCGCTGTTCGCCAAGTCGGCGTTGAAGAAGAAGTACCGGGTGGGGCTGAGCACCGACGAGGCGATCCGGTTCGCGGTGGAGGCGCTGTACGACGCGGCGGACGACGACACCGCGACGGGTGGCCCCGACCTGACCCGCAAGATCTTCCCGGTTGTGATGACGGCGACCGCCAGCGGTGTGCACCGGCTGACCGATGCCGAGATCACCGCGGTGGCCGAGCAGGTCGTGGCCGGGCGCATGGAAAATCCGGGCGGCTGA
- the prcA gene encoding proteasome subunit alpha produces MAMQFYASPEQVQRDRSEYARKGIARGRSAVVLTYEGGILLVAENITTLRKISEIYDKIGFAAVGRYNEFESLRRAGIRMADVNGYSYDRRDVTGRFLANAYTQTLGAIFTETQKPYEVEICIAQVGASPETDELYRITYDGSVMDEPGFMAMGGQAEAISTVLRERHDGAADLPTALHLAAEALGSVGGENGQARTLDAKQLEVAVLDRRRKGRAFRRIQGAALTTLLEGEKDVPEKELGDVDAAPPPPATDKPTVSAASEEEPNSPESADPAEPADGVNGDGS; encoded by the coding sequence GTGGCCATGCAGTTCTACGCATCACCCGAGCAGGTCCAGCGGGACCGCTCGGAGTACGCCCGTAAGGGCATCGCCCGCGGCCGTTCCGCCGTGGTGCTCACGTACGAGGGCGGCATTCTGCTGGTCGCCGAGAACATCACGACGCTGCGCAAGATCAGCGAGATCTACGACAAGATCGGGTTCGCGGCGGTCGGGCGGTACAACGAGTTCGAGTCGTTGCGCCGGGCCGGCATCCGGATGGCCGACGTGAACGGTTACAGCTATGACCGGCGCGATGTGACGGGCCGGTTCCTGGCGAACGCGTACACGCAGACCTTGGGCGCGATCTTCACCGAGACCCAGAAGCCGTACGAGGTGGAGATTTGCATCGCCCAGGTGGGCGCGTCGCCCGAGACCGATGAGCTGTACCGGATCACGTACGACGGTTCGGTGATGGACGAGCCGGGGTTCATGGCGATGGGCGGGCAGGCCGAGGCGATCTCGACGGTGCTGCGGGAGCGTCACGACGGCGCGGCCGACCTGCCCACGGCGCTGCATCTGGCGGCCGAGGCGCTGGGCAGTGTGGGCGGCGAGAACGGCCAGGCCCGTACGCTCGACGCGAAGCAGCTCGAGGTGGCGGTGCTCGACCGGCGGCGCAAGGGCCGGGCGTTCCGGCGCATCCAGGGCGCGGCCCTGACGACGCTGCTGGAGGGCGAGAAGGACGTGCCGGAGAAGGAGCTGGGTGACGTGGACGCGGCCCCGCCGCCGCCCGCCACCGACAAGCCCACGGTGTCGGCCGCCTCGGAGGAGGAGCCGAATTCTCCGGAGAGCGCCGATCCGGCCGAGCCGGCTGACGGTGTCAACGGCGACGGTTCCTGA
- the pafA gene encoding Pup--protein ligase has protein sequence MERRIFGLETEYGVTCTYRGQRRLSPDEVARYLFRRVVSWGRSSNVFLRNGARLYLDVGSHPEYATPECDSVTDLVAHDRAGERILEGLLVDAEKRLHDEGIAGEIYLFKNNTDSAGNSYGCHENYLVSRHGEFGRLADVLIPFLVTRQLICGAGKVLQTPRGAVFCLSQRAEHIWEGVSSATTRSRPIINTRDEPHADAERYRRLHVIVGDSNMNEVTTLLKVGSADIVLRMIEAGVVMRDLSLENPIRAIREVSHDITGRRKIRLANNKEVSALEIQQEYLAKATEFVERRGGDQTAKRVVELWGRVLNAIESGDLDPVSREIDWVSKYKLIERYQAKHEIPMSHPRVAQLDLAYHDVRRGRGLYALMEKRKQVDRISNDLDIFEAKETPPQTTRARLRGEFIRHAQEKRRDFTVDWVHLKLNDQAQRTVLCKDPFRAYDERVERLIASM, from the coding sequence ATGGAACGGCGAATTTTCGGCCTCGAGACCGAGTACGGAGTCACGTGTACTTACCGGGGGCAGCGGCGGCTGTCGCCGGACGAGGTGGCCCGCTACCTGTTCCGCCGAGTGGTGTCCTGGGGACGCAGCAGCAACGTCTTTCTCCGTAACGGCGCCCGCCTCTACCTCGACGTCGGTTCCCACCCCGAGTATGCGACGCCCGAATGCGACTCGGTCACCGATCTGGTCGCTCACGACCGGGCCGGGGAACGGATCCTGGAAGGCCTGCTCGTCGACGCCGAGAAACGGCTGCACGACGAGGGCATCGCAGGCGAGATCTACCTGTTCAAGAACAACACCGACTCGGCCGGCAACTCGTACGGGTGCCACGAGAACTACCTGGTGTCCCGGCACGGCGAGTTCGGCCGGCTCGCCGACGTCCTGATCCCGTTCCTCGTCACCCGTCAGCTGATCTGCGGCGCCGGCAAGGTGCTGCAGACGCCGCGCGGGGCGGTGTTCTGCCTGTCGCAGCGGGCCGAGCACATCTGGGAGGGCGTCTCCAGCGCGACGACGCGGTCCCGCCCGATCATCAACACGCGCGACGAGCCGCACGCGGACGCCGAGCGTTACCGCCGCCTGCACGTGATCGTCGGCGACTCGAACATGAACGAGGTGACGACGCTGCTCAAGGTGGGCAGCGCCGACATCGTCCTGCGCATGATCGAGGCCGGTGTCGTCATGCGGGACCTGTCGCTGGAGAACCCGATCCGGGCCATCCGCGAGGTCAGCCACGACATCACCGGCCGCCGCAAGATCCGCCTGGCCAACAACAAGGAGGTCAGCGCGCTCGAGATCCAGCAGGAATACCTCGCGAAGGCCACCGAGTTCGTCGAGCGCCGCGGCGGCGACCAGACCGCCAAGCGCGTCGTCGAACTGTGGGGCCGCGTGCTCAACGCGATCGAGAGCGGCGACCTCGACCCGGTGTCGCGCGAGATCGACTGGGTCTCGAAGTACAAGCTGATCGAGCGTTACCAAGCCAAGCACGAGATCCCGATGTCGCACCCGCGGGTCGCGCAGCTCGACCTGGCCTACCACGACGTGCGCCGGGGCCGCGGCCTCTACGCGCTCATGGAGAAGCGCAAGCAGGTCGACCGCATCTCCAACGACCTCGACATCTTCGAGGCCAAGGAGACGCCCCCGCAGACCACCCGGGCCCGGCTGCGCGGCGAGTTCATCCGCCACGCCCAGGAGAAGCGCCGCGACTTCACCGTCGACTGGGTGCACCTGAAGCTGAACGACCAGGCCCAGCGGACGGTGCTGTGCAAGGACCCGTTCCGCGCCTACGACGAGCGGGTGGAGCGGCTCATCGCCAGCATGTGA
- a CDS encoding nuclear transport factor 2 family protein — protein sequence MSIALKTALAYHEAWAGHDLDLALTYIAADVVCDAPAGRIEGAAAYRAFMAGFVAMLKSTTVLGAFGDDTTALIMYDTATALVPSAPGAELVTVANGRITRSHFLFDRLPFEQARRAAG from the coding sequence GTGAGCATCGCCCTGAAGACCGCCCTGGCCTACCACGAGGCCTGGGCCGGCCACGACCTCGACCTCGCCCTGACCTACATCGCCGCCGACGTCGTGTGCGACGCCCCGGCCGGCCGCATCGAGGGCGCGGCCGCCTACCGGGCTTTCATGGCCGGGTTCGTCGCCATGCTGAAGTCGACGACGGTGCTCGGCGCGTTCGGCGACGACACCACCGCCCTGATCATGTACGACACTGCGACAGCGCTCGTGCCCTCGGCGCCGGGCGCGGAACTGGTGACGGTCGCGAACGGCAGAATCACGCGCAGCCACTTCCTCTTCGACCGCCTCCCGTTCGAGCAGGCCCGCCGCGCCGCGGGCTGA
- a CDS encoding RNA polymerase subunit sigma-70 translates to MEASALDRAQRGDAEAFRELTQPHERELLLHCYRMLGSLADAEDLLQDTLVAAWQGLPGFERRASLRTWLYRIATNRCLNALRDGRRRPREPVPPFPPPAPTRRGEVTWLQPYPDALLDGLPASAPGPEARLELKESVGLAFVAALQRMPPRQAATLILRDVLGYSGAETAELLGTTETAVKGALQRARAATPSRPAGSPEDEVVSRFADAFTRGDVEAVVALLTDDVWLSMPPAPHEYHGREAVREFLARSFRHAAGRGLTLTRADANGQPAFVADLDGPAGIIVLTPRGDLLAAIARFHLPPKWARSLSAYGNRSAAGTKPGRDGSA, encoded by the coding sequence GTGGAGGCGAGCGCGCTCGACCGGGCGCAGCGGGGCGACGCCGAGGCGTTCCGTGAGCTGACGCAGCCGCACGAGCGGGAGCTGCTGCTGCACTGCTACCGCATGCTGGGGTCGCTGGCCGACGCCGAGGATCTGCTGCAGGACACGCTGGTCGCCGCGTGGCAGGGCCTGCCCGGTTTCGAGCGGCGGGCCTCGCTGCGCACCTGGCTGTATCGCATCGCCACCAACCGGTGCCTCAACGCGCTGCGCGACGGGCGCCGCCGCCCGCGGGAGCCGGTGCCCCCGTTCCCGCCGCCCGCGCCGACCCGTCGGGGTGAGGTCACGTGGCTGCAGCCCTACCCGGACGCCCTGCTCGACGGTCTGCCCGCGAGCGCGCCCGGACCGGAGGCGCGGCTGGAGCTCAAGGAGTCGGTGGGGCTGGCGTTCGTGGCGGCCCTGCAGCGGATGCCGCCCCGGCAGGCGGCGACGCTGATCCTGCGCGACGTGCTCGGCTATTCGGGTGCGGAGACCGCTGAGCTGCTGGGCACGACCGAGACCGCGGTCAAAGGCGCCTTGCAGCGGGCGCGGGCCGCCACGCCCAGCCGACCGGCCGGCTCCCCGGAGGACGAGGTGGTCAGCCGCTTCGCCGACGCGTTCACCCGCGGCGACGTGGAGGCGGTGGTCGCGCTGCTCACCGACGACGTCTGGCTGAGCATGCCGCCCGCGCCGCACGAATATCACGGGCGGGAGGCCGTGCGGGAATTCCTGGCCCGCAGTTTCCGGCACGCGGCGGGGCGGGGGTTGACGCTGACCCGTGCGGACGCCAACGGCCAGCCCGCGTTCGTGGCCGACCTGGACGGCCCGGCCGGGATCATCGTGCTGACACCCCGGGGGGACCTGCTGGCGGCGATCGCCCGCTTTCACCTCCCGCCGAAGTGGGCGCGCAGCTTGAGCGCGTACGGCAACCGTTCGGCGGCGGGTACGAAGCCGGGCCGGGACGGCAGCGCGTAG
- a CDS encoding HIT family protein, whose product MFNHEPEGYDCPFCRLVAGEDDPAGVNLQADIVRRNTLATAFVSPSWWPHNPGNVLVVADAHHENLYDLPSACGHAVHDLVREVAVAMRHTYGCDGISVRQHNEPAGHQTAWHYHVHVFPRYPGDNLYALPSRPGFVPAAERLPYALKLRAHFGGR is encoded by the coding sequence ATGTTCAATCATGAGCCTGAGGGCTACGACTGCCCGTTCTGCCGCCTGGTCGCGGGCGAGGACGATCCGGCCGGGGTCAACCTGCAGGCCGACATCGTGCGGCGCAACACGCTGGCCACGGCGTTCGTGTCGCCGTCGTGGTGGCCGCACAACCCGGGCAACGTGCTGGTCGTGGCCGACGCCCACCACGAGAATCTGTACGACCTGCCCTCCGCGTGCGGGCACGCGGTGCACGACCTGGTCCGGGAGGTGGCGGTGGCGATGCGGCACACGTACGGCTGCGACGGCATCTCGGTGCGCCAGCACAACGAACCCGCCGGGCACCAGACCGCCTGGCACTACCATGTGCACGTCTTCCCGCGCTATCCCGGCGACAACCTCTACGCGCTGCCGTCCCGGCCCGGCTTCGTACCCGCCGCCGAACGGTTGCCGTACGCGCTCAAGCTGCGCGCCCACTTCGGCGGGAGGTGA
- a CDS encoding class I SAM-dependent methyltransferase — protein MPTTAASPRIAAAVDALPLEPHFRVLEIGCGPGVAARLVAARLTTGHILATDRSGYAIATCAAGSRAEIASGRMNVRQVAAEDFVLAGFEKPFDLVFALRVGALDGRHPALGRRILARLAAATTPGARLFVDDGRELPIDR, from the coding sequence GTGCCGACCACCGCCGCCTCCCCTCGCATCGCCGCCGCCGTCGACGCTCTGCCGCTCGAGCCTCACTTCCGCGTGCTCGAGATCGGCTGCGGGCCCGGCGTGGCGGCCCGGCTGGTCGCCGCCCGCCTGACCACCGGTCACATCCTGGCCACCGATCGCTCCGGCTACGCGATCGCCACGTGCGCGGCGGGCTCGCGGGCCGAGATCGCCTCCGGGCGGATGAACGTGCGGCAGGTTGCCGCCGAGGATTTCGTGCTGGCCGGCTTCGAGAAACCCTTCGACCTGGTCTTCGCGCTCAGGGTCGGTGCGCTGGACGGCCGCCACCCCGCCCTGGGCCGGCGCATCCTGGCCCGGCTGGCCGCCGCCACCACCCCCGGCGCCCGGCTGTTCGTCGACGACGGGCGGGAGCTGCCCATCGACCGCTGA